A window from Phycisphaeraceae bacterium encodes these proteins:
- the pdxA gene encoding 4-hydroxythreonine-4-phosphate dehydrogenase PdxA has protein sequence MPLDGDRRGEGVDPDRRPVVGITMGDPAGIGAEVLVKALADLRLQQRARFVIYGQNEVLLEAAERAGIHPFWMRVAAASERAAQGVLVEPVVYDYDAPTLTRGPDGVAARSKVHGQSGDGDTSRSAGDRSDAGLRGGSGRGGAGGVGSGGASHTTLGAPGAPQAPGGDGASGAPGASGAPGASGAPGASGAPRAPGARGETGAPGAGRGSSRAVPGGALGDVLGGAPRTSDGSSVGGFNGPGFDDTGGASSGSGVGLSGLLQRHAPSAFGGVLSKAFVQDAITDALRPQGERRRIDAIVTGPISKESWAMCGFRWPGHTELLAARSRARRHLMLFWSRKLCVALATGHIGLAEVGDHLTIGRVFDPIEMGHDFLRRLGVKQPRIAVCGVNPHAGEHGLFGNDEERVIRPAIELARRQGINVHGPFPGDTIFIAALRGEWDLVVAMYHDQGLIPLKLVARDEAVNCTVGLPFVRTSPDHGTAFDIAGRNTADPGSMRSAIELAIRLATSGAE, from the coding sequence ATGCCGCTCGACGGTGATCGTCGTGGAGAGGGTGTGGACCCCGACCGGCGTCCGGTGGTGGGCATCACGATGGGGGACCCCGCCGGGATCGGTGCGGAAGTGCTCGTGAAGGCCTTGGCCGACCTTCGATTGCAGCAGCGCGCGAGGTTCGTGATATACGGGCAGAACGAGGTGCTCCTCGAAGCGGCCGAGCGAGCGGGGATTCACCCGTTCTGGATGAGAGTCGCGGCGGCCAGTGAGCGGGCGGCGCAGGGGGTTCTCGTGGAGCCGGTGGTCTATGACTACGACGCGCCGACACTGACCCGAGGACCCGATGGAGTGGCCGCAAGGTCGAAGGTTCACGGGCAGTCGGGCGACGGCGACACTTCTCGCAGCGCTGGTGATCGGAGCGACGCAGGCTTGCGCGGCGGAAGTGGTCGGGGCGGCGCAGGTGGAGTGGGGTCGGGCGGTGCATCGCACACCACGCTTGGCGCGCCGGGAGCGCCTCAGGCGCCGGGAGGGGACGGAGCATCAGGAGCGCCCGGCGCGAGCGGAGCGCCGGGAGCGAGCGGAGCGCCGGGAGCGAGCGGAGCGCCAAGAGCGCCCGGCGCGAGAGGCGAAACGGGAGCGCCTGGAGCGGGGCGTGGGAGTTCGCGAGCCGTGCCCGGTGGCGCGCTCGGCGATGTGCTCGGCGGCGCCCCCCGCACAAGTGACGGCAGTTCAGTGGGTGGTTTCAATGGTCCCGGCTTCGATGACACCGGCGGCGCTTCGTCAGGCAGCGGAGTTGGGCTCTCAGGCCTGCTGCAACGACATGCACCTTCCGCTTTCGGTGGCGTGCTGTCCAAGGCCTTTGTTCAGGATGCGATCACCGACGCGCTGCGCCCCCAAGGTGAACGGCGGCGGATTGATGCCATCGTGACCGGTCCGATCAGCAAGGAGAGCTGGGCGATGTGCGGATTCCGGTGGCCGGGTCACACGGAGTTGCTCGCGGCGCGCAGTCGTGCGAGGCGTCACCTGATGCTCTTCTGGAGCCGGAAGCTCTGCGTGGCCCTGGCGACCGGCCACATCGGTCTCGCTGAAGTGGGCGATCATCTGACGATCGGGCGTGTCTTCGATCCCATTGAGATGGGCCATGACTTCCTGCGGAGGCTCGGCGTCAAGCAGCCTCGAATCGCCGTGTGCGGCGTCAATCCACACGCCGGTGAACATGGACTGTTCGGCAATGACGAAGAGCGCGTGATTCGGCCTGCAATCGAACTGGCGCGGCGGCAGGGAATCAATGTCCACGGGCCGTTCCCGGGAGACACCATCTTCATCGCCGCGCTGCGCGGGGAGTGGGATCTTGTCGTGGCGATGTATCACGATCAGGGTCTCATTCCGCTCAAGCTGGTGGCGCGGGATGAAGCGGTCAACTGCACGGTGGGACTCCCATTCGTCCGAACCAGCCCGGACCATGGAACGGCGTTCGACATCGCCGGTCGGAACACGGCGGATCCGGGAAGCATGCGCTCGGCCATCGAACTCGCGATCCGCCTTGCGACATCCGGGGCCGAGTGA